A section of the Agarivorans litoreus genome encodes:
- a CDS encoding DUF6701 domain-containing protein encodes MRRLAYFLLGLLCCYTVTSSADWSASFVEGVNSYTSSGEIDFVSSSTLSNAPPNRKLPANVVNDPDNGNTSGYAGACLGVNGRGICQERGNNPPLAVKPNGIPLFEECRTTSNQNISPGWNENIELPAGEYGDVYINVSGNFKFVDEGGVYRIKHLNVNNGTVEFAAGQYWVERLTLNYGTNIILPSSGSVVFFIESNYRHNGDITGDAGHPERLVFYSYGDFVQNGGTTLHAYVFSEQFASLDGSATLNGAITGDGVLLNGQSEVVFQDRSNQIDVVPDCGSSAEPLLLQFGSDGAGQNGGTVTFDQAYQSKPLVFLMTPMDASDPNNDGPVAAVLTNVIQSNGEWTGFTWARQEPPGNTTPSKNIQAIDWIAVNEGEHFLEDGTELRAGTIETNKAFPFPDRSYFNVDMPGNLSVVLHQKQSRNNNCWLSSNSEFNNNGIRLAIDSSEVYDTNFFGSARYCVSDNDSIFYTDIQNDTVAYLATEPTVGAITVDNQVVNYQFGNSVTHGSGGSTISPEATCDYTTSYQTNLFATPPILVGSKNERRGNNGGWLRRCQHNAANFSMITEEDQYRDNERNHLAEKYSYMAFASNSSVQVPGLNIFADSAGLTCDIHEVTIQATLDGQIDQNFQGTVGLTTSTNRGTWSQGNGQGNLQAGADNGQASYSFVPNDLGEVTLGLLHPLEGVVTLSVADGGISASTVVTFNAYGFKDELIGTWGENPHKANTQFVLKLTAVGKDPDGGVGCSQIANYQGTKDLSFWTDYIQPASGTRQLAVQDQVSNEFVDVSTSQSANTKIKTVFSGGEAQLNLRYPDVGRLGINFWDEEGSIIDGSTTTLLGSSTADLIPAGFVWQNIKNQTDETRVNPTTYFTKAGDPFISSLVAVIENCDISTQGQECHAPNFVADPDDLKQEASLESPRPEPDPENGVEGVLSEGAIDSQSAGVMRIIDTNYSEVGSINYTGWVSEYLAYVLEDYAVAKASDVVGSFYPHHFELTVASIQAACLAGDFTYIGQQEQLVSWTLVAENAFGVTTKNYSTDKNVPVTEVGRDLENDWRFVSSSAVAGFDDGFTIEEPSSTWADGVFTQTDLLSGVEKPVTAQAPVVDGAISLFYQHSDAGIQSTDGTYVCVGDDDTAYSCVLGTAPELRHGRIKLNNGFGSELQAIAVNGELQYYDGSRYIRNTDDVCSNLNLPSLEFLPKVDANSAQVGGGSSDVSLRSPGTAEQGIIWVDFTAPGDSNTGQVDYWFNLDSHLNWLREDWNGNGSYESADDAAGSGQVTFGIFRQSDRVIDRRMRY; translated from the coding sequence ATGAGACGTCTTGCGTATTTTTTGCTCGGATTGCTCTGTTGTTATACGGTTACTTCCTCTGCTGATTGGAGCGCGAGTTTTGTCGAAGGGGTTAATTCTTATACCTCCTCGGGTGAAATTGACTTTGTTAGTTCTTCAACGCTATCTAACGCCCCGCCTAATCGCAAACTCCCAGCAAACGTTGTTAATGATCCTGACAATGGCAATACTTCCGGCTATGCCGGAGCTTGCCTAGGCGTGAATGGCAGAGGCATTTGTCAAGAGAGAGGTAACAACCCTCCTTTGGCGGTTAAACCAAATGGCATCCCTTTGTTTGAGGAGTGCCGAACGACGAGTAATCAAAATATCTCACCCGGTTGGAATGAGAATATAGAGCTGCCTGCAGGCGAATACGGCGATGTTTATATTAACGTGAGTGGTAACTTCAAATTTGTTGATGAAGGTGGTGTTTATAGGATTAAGCATCTAAATGTCAATAATGGAACTGTTGAGTTCGCAGCAGGTCAATATTGGGTTGAAAGACTGACCCTCAATTATGGTACAAATATCATCTTGCCGTCTTCTGGTTCGGTCGTTTTTTTTATAGAGTCAAATTATCGGCATAATGGGGATATTACTGGTGATGCAGGTCACCCTGAAAGACTAGTTTTTTATTCTTATGGCGACTTTGTACAAAATGGTGGGACAACCCTACATGCCTATGTCTTTAGCGAGCAGTTCGCATCACTTGACGGCAGCGCTACTTTAAATGGCGCAATTACGGGCGATGGAGTTCTTCTAAATGGACAGAGTGAGGTGGTATTCCAAGATAGATCTAATCAAATAGATGTTGTGCCTGATTGTGGATCTTCAGCCGAGCCCCTGTTATTGCAGTTTGGTAGCGATGGCGCTGGTCAAAACGGTGGAACAGTCACCTTTGATCAAGCGTATCAGTCTAAACCTTTAGTTTTTTTGATGACGCCAATGGATGCCAGTGACCCAAATAATGATGGGCCTGTAGCTGCAGTGTTAACCAATGTTATTCAAAGTAACGGTGAGTGGACGGGTTTTACCTGGGCACGGCAAGAGCCGCCAGGAAACACCACGCCTTCGAAGAATATTCAAGCGATTGATTGGATTGCGGTGAATGAGGGAGAACATTTTCTAGAAGATGGTACTGAGTTAAGAGCGGGAACTATAGAAACGAATAAAGCCTTTCCGTTTCCGGATAGAAGCTATTTCAATGTTGATATGCCTGGTAATCTTTCAGTGGTGCTGCATCAAAAGCAATCACGTAATAATAACTGTTGGCTAAGCTCAAACTCAGAATTCAACAATAATGGGATTCGCTTAGCGATAGATAGCAGCGAAGTCTATGATACTAATTTCTTTGGCTCTGCGCGTTACTGTGTCTCGGATAATGATTCAATCTTTTACACCGATATACAAAATGACACCGTCGCCTACCTTGCAACAGAGCCAACGGTAGGCGCTATCACGGTAGATAATCAGGTGGTAAATTATCAATTTGGCAACTCCGTTACTCATGGTAGTGGCGGCAGTACCATCTCACCAGAGGCTACTTGTGACTACACCACCAGTTATCAAACTAATCTGTTTGCTACGCCCCCCATTTTGGTGGGCAGCAAAAATGAGCGACGTGGTAATAATGGTGGTTGGTTAAGGCGATGTCAGCACAATGCCGCTAATTTTTCGATGATCACCGAAGAAGACCAATATCGGGATAATGAACGTAATCACTTGGCGGAGAAATACAGTTATATGGCGTTCGCCTCTAATTCTTCGGTGCAGGTGCCTGGTCTTAATATCTTTGCTGATAGTGCCGGACTCACCTGTGATATCCATGAGGTGACTATCCAAGCGACTTTAGATGGGCAAATTGACCAGAACTTTCAAGGAACTGTTGGGCTGACTACTTCAACTAATAGAGGCACTTGGTCGCAAGGTAATGGCCAAGGCAACTTGCAAGCTGGAGCAGATAATGGTCAAGCCAGCTATAGCTTTGTACCTAACGATTTAGGTGAAGTGACCTTGGGTTTATTGCACCCTTTAGAGGGCGTTGTCACGCTTAGCGTAGCCGATGGTGGAATTAGTGCCAGTACCGTTGTGACCTTTAATGCCTATGGTTTTAAAGATGAGCTAATTGGAACTTGGGGAGAGAATCCCCACAAAGCTAATACCCAGTTTGTCCTTAAGCTTACCGCAGTGGGGAAAGACCCAGATGGTGGTGTTGGCTGTAGCCAAATCGCTAATTATCAAGGCACCAAAGATTTGAGCTTTTGGACTGATTATATCCAGCCTGCATCAGGAACGCGGCAACTGGCTGTGCAAGACCAAGTTAGCAATGAATTTGTAGATGTAAGCACTAGTCAAAGTGCCAATACCAAAATCAAAACAGTATTTTCTGGCGGTGAAGCGCAGCTTAATTTGCGTTATCCCGATGTAGGTCGTTTGGGCATTAACTTTTGGGATGAAGAAGGCTCGATAATCGATGGCTCGACCACTACTTTGCTGGGAAGCTCTACCGCGGACTTAATCCCTGCGGGTTTCGTTTGGCAAAATATAAAAAATCAAACAGATGAGACTAGAGTTAATCCAACAACTTACTTCACGAAAGCTGGAGACCCTTTTATTTCTTCCCTAGTTGCAGTTATCGAAAACTGCGATATCAGTACTCAGGGACAAGAGTGCCATGCACCTAACTTTGTGGCCGACCCTGATGATTTAAAGCAGGAGGCTAGCTTAGAAAGCCCAAGACCTGAGCCCGACCCAGAAAATGGCGTTGAAGGCGTTCTTAGTGAAGGCGCCATCGATAGCCAATCGGCAGGTGTGATGCGAATAATTGATACTAATTATTCTGAGGTGGGAAGCATAAATTACACTGGCTGGGTGTCTGAGTACCTAGCTTATGTTTTGGAAGATTATGCTGTAGCAAAAGCCAGTGATGTGGTTGGCAGTTTTTATCCACATCACTTTGAATTGACCGTGGCGAGCATTCAAGCTGCCTGTTTAGCGGGTGATTTTACTTATATTGGTCAGCAAGAGCAGCTGGTGAGTTGGACTTTGGTGGCTGAGAATGCATTTGGTGTTACTACCAAAAATTACTCTACAGATAAAAATGTCCCTGTTACCGAAGTTGGCAGAGATCTAGAAAATGATTGGCGTTTTGTTAGTAGCTCTGCGGTGGCGGGTTTTGATGATGGCTTTACGATAGAAGAACCTAGCAGCACATGGGCTGATGGCGTGTTTACTCAAACAGATTTACTTTCTGGCGTTGAAAAGCCGGTAACGGCGCAAGCTCCGGTAGTGGATGGCGCTATTAGCTTGTTTTATCAACATAGCGATGCTGGTATTCAATCTACCGATGGCACTTATGTGTGTGTGGGAGATGATGATACTGCTTATAGCTGTGTGTTGGGTACTGCTCCAGAGTTGCGCCATGGTCGAATTAAGCTTAATAACGGCTTTGGCTCAGAGCTTCAAGCTATAGCAGTTAATGGCGAGTTGCAGTATTACGATGGTAGCCGGTACATCCGAAATACTGATGATGTGTGCAGTAATCTCAATCTTCCTAGCTTAGAATTCTTACCTAAAGTTGATGCTAACTCCGCTCAAGTAGGCGGAGGCAGTTCTGATGTTTCACTTCGTTCTCCAGGCACCGCAGAACAAGGCATAATTTGGGTCGATTTTACTGCTCCGGGTGACAGCAATACTGGGCAAGTGGATTATTGGTTTAATTTAGACAGTCATCTTAATTGGCTACGTGAAGATTGGAATGGTAATGGCAGCTACGAGAGTGCAGATGATGCTGCAGGAAGTGGCCAAGTGACCTTTGGTATATTTCGTCAAAGCGATCGGGTTATAGATCGTAGAATGCGCTATTGA
- a CDS encoding rod shape-determining protein translates to MFKKLRGLFSNDLSIDLGTANTLIYVKDQGIVLNEPSVVAIRQERAGSPKSVAAVGHAAKQMLGRTPGNILAIRPMKDGVIADFYVTEKMLQHFIKQVHDNNFLRPSPRVLVCVPCGSTQVERRAIRESAMGAGAREVYLIDEPMAAAIGAGLPVSEATGSMVVDIGGGTTEVAIISLNGVVYSSSVRIGGDKFDDAIINYVRRNYGSLIGEATAERIKHVIGSAYPGDEVREIEVRGRNLAEGVPRSFTLNSNEILEALQEPLSGIVSAVMVALEQSPPELASDISERGMVLTGGGALVRDLDRLLMEETGIPVVVADDPLTCVARGGGKAIEMIDMHGGDLFHYE, encoded by the coding sequence ATGTTTAAAAAGCTTCGAGGCTTGTTTTCTAACGATTTGTCTATCGACTTAGGAACAGCTAATACACTTATTTATGTAAAAGATCAGGGGATCGTACTTAACGAACCTTCAGTAGTGGCTATTCGCCAAGAGCGCGCTGGTAGCCCCAAAAGTGTCGCTGCGGTAGGTCATGCCGCTAAACAAATGCTAGGTCGTACGCCCGGTAACATTTTGGCGATTCGCCCAATGAAAGACGGTGTAATTGCCGACTTTTATGTTACTGAAAAAATGCTGCAGCACTTTATTAAACAAGTTCACGATAATAACTTCTTGCGTCCAAGCCCTCGTGTTTTGGTGTGTGTTCCTTGTGGTTCAACCCAAGTTGAGCGCCGTGCAATTCGTGAATCGGCGATGGGAGCTGGAGCACGTGAGGTTTACCTAATTGATGAACCAATGGCTGCGGCAATTGGTGCCGGCTTGCCAGTCTCAGAAGCTACCGGTTCTATGGTGGTAGATATTGGTGGTGGTACTACTGAAGTTGCGATTATCTCGCTAAACGGGGTGGTTTACTCCTCTTCAGTACGTATTGGTGGCGACAAGTTTGACGACGCCATTATTAACTACGTGCGTCGTAACTACGGTAGCTTAATTGGTGAAGCAACAGCTGAGCGGATTAAACATGTTATTGGTTCTGCCTACCCAGGCGATGAGGTTCGTGAAATTGAAGTGCGTGGTCGTAACCTTGCTGAAGGCGTGCCAAGAAGCTTTACTCTGAACAGCAACGAGATCCTAGAAGCCTTGCAAGAGCCCCTTTCAGGTATTGTAAGTGCAGTAATGGTAGCGCTTGAGCAAAGCCCTCCAGAGCTAGCATCTGATATTTCAGAGCGTGGCATGGTGTTAACCGGCGGTGGCGCATTAGTTCGCGATTTAGATCGTTTATTGATGGAAGAGACTGGTATACCTGTAGTGGTTGCTGATGACCCTCTAACGTGTGTGGCACGAGGTGGTGGTAAAGCTATTGAAATGATCGACATGCATGGCGGTGACTTGTTCCACTACGAATAA
- the mreC gene encoding rod shape-determining protein MreC — MKPIFGPGPSLELRLVLAILLSISLIFIDSKLIAFKQVRVYLHSAVSPLQYIANMPGQVMDSMSNQVITREQLKKQNSSLREQLLLNRADQLLMESLAKENSRLRALLGSPVRNDSRKLVAEIMAVDSDPFSHQVVIDKGKLDGVFEGQPVINDIGVIGQVLHVGTTTSRVLLITDASHGIPVRIARNDIRAVATGTGELNRLQLPHIPRSTDIGEGDVLVTSGLGGVFPEGYPVAVINRFDYQEGKPYADVMATPVVELDRLRYLLLIWP; from the coding sequence ATGAAACCTATCTTCGGCCCAGGTCCATCTTTAGAGCTTCGCCTTGTGCTCGCTATTTTGTTGTCCATTTCTTTGATTTTCATCGACAGTAAACTGATTGCCTTTAAGCAAGTGCGAGTATATTTGCATTCCGCTGTGAGCCCTTTGCAATACATTGCCAATATGCCGGGTCAAGTTATGGACTCGATGTCCAATCAAGTGATTACCCGTGAACAGCTGAAGAAACAAAATAGTAGCTTGCGAGAGCAATTATTGCTTAATCGCGCCGACCAGTTATTAATGGAAAGCCTAGCCAAAGAAAATTCCCGCTTACGTGCTTTATTGGGCTCTCCTGTTCGCAACGACAGCCGTAAGCTGGTGGCCGAAATCATGGCCGTGGACTCAGATCCATTTTCGCATCAGGTGGTTATCGATAAAGGTAAATTAGATGGGGTGTTTGAAGGGCAGCCAGTAATTAACGATATTGGTGTGATAGGTCAAGTATTGCATGTAGGTACAACGACCAGCCGAGTATTGCTGATCACCGATGCGAGCCACGGCATTCCAGTGCGTATTGCGCGAAATGATATCCGAGCAGTGGCTACCGGTACTGGCGAATTAAATCGTTTGCAATTGCCGCATATACCGCGCAGTACCGATATCGGAGAAGGCGATGTACTTGTGACCTCTGGCTTAGGCGGTGTATTTCCAGAAGGCTACCCAGTGGCGGTCATTAATCGCTTTGATTATCAGGAAGGTAAGCCTTATGCCGACGTAATGGCTACGCCAGTGGTGGAGTTAGATCGCCTACGTTATTTACTGTTAATTTGGCCTTAA
- the mreD gene encoding rod shape-determining protein MreD, with protein sequence MIEKINGRSAIIASLFIALILAIIPLPLIADAFRPDWVLVCVFYWTIALPHRSNVGIAFVVGFVLDLLLGSTLGVRALAMSIVAYIAATNFTRLRNFSVWQQALVVGGLTGLAKIVVFWAEYLVQDIQLPSGYFYPVITTTVAWPWIFLLLRKLRRQWKIS encoded by the coding sequence ATGATTGAAAAAATTAATGGCCGCAGCGCTATTATTGCAAGTTTGTTCATAGCATTAATATTGGCAATTATTCCTTTGCCATTAATTGCAGATGCTTTTCGTCCAGACTGGGTGTTGGTATGTGTATTCTATTGGACAATTGCTTTACCCCATCGAAGCAATGTGGGGATTGCTTTTGTCGTGGGCTTTGTGCTTGATCTTCTGCTTGGTTCAACCCTAGGCGTTCGGGCCTTAGCCATGTCGATAGTGGCCTATATTGCGGCTACTAATTTTACCCGGTTGCGTAATTTTTCGGTTTGGCAGCAAGCACTAGTTGTTGGCGGCTTAACTGGTTTAGCGAAAATTGTGGTTTTTTGGGCAGAATACCTGGTTCAAGATATTCAGTTACCTTCTGGCTATTTTTATCCAGTTATTACGACTACTGTTGCTTGGCCTTGGATATTTTTGCTGCTGCGTAAGCTGCGCCGCCAGTGGAAAATATCATGA
- a CDS encoding Maf family protein, with the protein MTQQCPLILASASPRRIELLAQLDWTFTAQAADIDETPKVGESAQALVCRLAEEKAAAVYQQQADFPVAVLGSDTIVVCQGEVLGKPTNAADSQRMLSLLSAKQHQVMTAISLYHQGGVDTQLVITKVFFCPVSESQIAAYWATGEPADKAGSYAIQGLGGKFVERIEGSYSSVVGLPLVETDRLLHLHLTR; encoded by the coding sequence ATGACGCAGCAATGCCCGTTGATTTTAGCGTCGGCCTCACCGAGAAGAATTGAACTGCTTGCTCAGTTAGATTGGACCTTTACTGCACAAGCTGCTGATATTGATGAGACGCCCAAAGTGGGGGAGTCAGCACAAGCTTTGGTGTGTCGCTTGGCTGAAGAGAAGGCCGCTGCTGTTTACCAGCAGCAGGCTGACTTTCCGGTGGCGGTGCTAGGCTCAGATACTATTGTGGTATGCCAAGGCGAAGTATTAGGTAAGCCAACAAACGCAGCAGACAGTCAGCGTATGCTGAGTTTATTAAGTGCTAAGCAGCATCAAGTAATGACAGCAATCAGCCTGTATCATCAGGGTGGTGTGGATACTCAGTTAGTCATAACTAAGGTGTTTTTTTGTCCGGTTTCAGAAAGTCAAATTGCGGCGTATTGGGCCACTGGTGAACCGGCAGATAAGGCGGGAAGTTATGCCATTCAAGGGCTTGGCGGTAAGTTTGTCGAACGTATTGAAGGTAGTTATAGTTCGGTGGTTGGTCTGCCATTGGTAGAGACTGACCGTTTACTCCATTTACATTTAACTCGCTAG
- the rng gene encoding ribonuclease G: MSAELLINVTPTETRVALVDSGILQETHVERDARRGIVGNMYKGRVSRVLPGMQAAFVDIGLEKAAFLHASDIVPHTECVDVTEQEHFQAGNIAELVRQGQDIMVQVVKDPLGTKGARLTTDITLPSRYLVFMPGSSHVGVSQRIESEQERERLKEICGDFVDELGGFIIRTAAEGIGADELEQDAAFLKRVWRKVLQRKESSPSKSKLYAELNLALRIIRDFVGTHLDRIRVDSRETYEQLVSFSAEFVPEFTEILEYYAGDRPIFDLFDVENEIQRALKRRVDLKSGGYLIIDQTEAMTTIDINTGAFVGHRNLEETIFNTNIEATQSIARQLRLRNLGGIVIIDFIDMADSEHQRRVLHSLELALAKDRAKTNISGFSQLGLVEMTRKRTRESIEHILCGECPTCRGRGTVKTVETVCYEVLREIIRVNRAYDADNFIVYASTKVADMLMGEESHSLAELEVFIGKQVRVQTEPMYSQEQFDVVLM; encoded by the coding sequence ATGTCAGCAGAATTATTGATCAATGTTACCCCTACCGAGACTCGTGTTGCTTTAGTGGATAGCGGGATCTTGCAAGAAACCCACGTTGAGCGCGATGCGCGGCGTGGTATTGTTGGTAATATGTACAAAGGGCGAGTCAGCCGAGTACTGCCTGGGATGCAGGCGGCTTTTGTAGATATTGGTTTAGAAAAAGCCGCGTTTTTACATGCCTCTGACATTGTTCCGCATACGGAATGTGTTGATGTTACAGAACAAGAACACTTCCAAGCAGGAAATATTGCAGAGTTAGTCAGGCAAGGCCAAGACATTATGGTGCAGGTGGTAAAAGATCCACTAGGAACCAAGGGGGCACGTTTAACTACAGATATCACTTTGCCCTCACGTTACTTAGTGTTTATGCCGGGCAGCAGCCATGTTGGGGTCTCACAACGAATAGAAAGTGAACAAGAGCGCGAGCGTTTAAAAGAGATATGTGGCGACTTTGTTGATGAGTTGGGCGGCTTTATTATTCGCACAGCCGCTGAAGGCATCGGTGCTGATGAGCTTGAGCAAGATGCTGCTTTCTTAAAACGAGTATGGCGTAAGGTTCTACAGCGTAAAGAGAGCTCGCCGAGTAAAAGTAAGTTGTATGCAGAGCTGAATTTGGCGCTGCGGATCATTCGTGATTTTGTAGGCACTCATCTTGACCGTATTCGAGTTGATTCACGCGAGACCTATGAGCAATTAGTTTCTTTTAGTGCTGAGTTTGTGCCCGAGTTTACCGAAATCCTCGAGTACTATGCTGGCGACAGACCGATCTTTGATTTGTTTGATGTAGAGAATGAGATTCAACGCGCCCTAAAACGACGCGTGGACCTTAAGTCTGGCGGCTACCTGATTATCGACCAGACCGAAGCGATGACCACCATCGATATAAATACTGGCGCATTTGTTGGTCACCGAAACCTCGAAGAAACTATTTTCAATACTAATATAGAAGCCACTCAATCAATTGCCCGCCAGCTGCGTTTGCGCAATTTGGGTGGTATTGTGATTATCGATTTCATCGACATGGCCGACTCTGAACATCAGCGTCGTGTATTGCATAGTTTAGAACTGGCTTTAGCCAAAGATAGGGCTAAAACTAACATTAGCGGCTTTTCTCAATTAGGTTTAGTGGAGATGACCCGCAAACGCACCCGAGAAAGCATTGAACATATTTTGTGTGGAGAGTGTCCAACCTGTCGTGGCCGTGGTACGGTAAAAACTGTCGAGACAGTATGTTACGAAGTGCTGCGTGAAATCATCCGGGTTAATCGCGCTTATGATGCAGATAACTTTATTGTATATGCGTCGACCAAAGTTGCAGATATGCTAATGGGAGAAGAATCACACAGCTTGGCTGAGTTAGAGGTGTTTATTGGAAAACAAGTTAGAGTTCAAACCGAGCCTATGTACAGTCAAGAGCAGTTTGACGTGGTGTTGATGTAG